In Penicillium psychrofluorescens genome assembly, chromosome: 5, a single window of DNA contains:
- a CDS encoding uncharacterized protein (ID:PFLUO_008164-T1.cds;~source:funannotate), protein MSTNGVNSYGAAVRAFNPGKMQYRFLGRTGLKVSALSFGSWVTVGGQVGQETSKKCMLEAFNHGVNYFDTAEVYASGECEKVFGQALRELGFKRSDIVVSTKLFWGGAGPNDTGLSKKHVFEGMNASLNRLGLDYVDVVMAHRPDALTPMEEIVRAFTEIVQSGKALYWGTSEWKAHDIERAHHMAAVHHLIAPVCDQPQYNAFWRDRVEDELRPILRNYGYGLTIWSPLDNGVLTGKYNDGIPEGSRLTGADAASSDKQNMINFGKALSSPEGKTKIAKVRELGAVAKELGCTTAQLALAWCLSNEQVSTVITGASRPEQVKENMKALDVYEQLKNNPALQSRIEKVLDNKPAGEELFNRWA, encoded by the exons ATGTCTACCAACGGCGTCAACAGCTACGGCGCAGCCGTGCGAGCTTTCAACCCCGGAAAGATGCAATATCGATTCTTAGGGCGAACTGGCCTCAAGGTCTCGGCCTTGTCGTTCGGATCGTGGGTGACAG TCGGTGGCCAAGTCGGCCAGGAGACCAGCAAGAAGTGCATGCTGGAGGCCTTCAATCACGGCGTCAACTACTTCGACACGGCTGAAGTCTATGCGTCTGGGGAGTGCGAAAAGGTCTTCGGCCAGGCCCTTCGCGAACTGGGCTTCAAGCGCAGCGACATAGTAGTCTCGACCAAGCTCTTCTGGGGCGGGGCCGGACCCAATGACACCGGCCTCTCGAAGAAGCACGTATTCGAGGGCATGAACGCTTCGCTCAACCGCCTCGGCCTGGATTATGTCGACGTTGTCATGGCTCACAGGCCCGACGCTTTGACGCCGATGGAAGAGATCGTCCGGGCCTTCACCGAGATTGTTCAGTCCGGAAAAGCCCTGTACTGGGGCACGTCCGAGTGGAAGGCCCACGACATCGAGCGGGCACACCACATGGCTGCCGTCCACCACCTCATTGCGCCTGTCTGCGATCAGCCCCAGTATAACGCATTCTGGAGAGATCGGGTAGAAGATGAGCTGCGGCCGATCCTACGCAACTACGGCTACGGTCTGACCATCTGGTCCCCGCTGGACAACGGCGTCTTGACGGGCAAATACAACGACGGCATTCCCGAGGGATCACGGCTGACTGGGGCCGATGCAGCTTCGTCAGACAAGCAGAACATGATCAACTTCGGCAAGGCCTTGTCATCGCCGGAGGGAAAGACCAAGATCGCAAAGGTCCGCGAGCTTGGCGCCGTGGCCAAGGAGCTCGGCTGCACGACAGCCCAGCTCGCCCTTGCCTGGTGCTTGTCTAACGAGCAGGTCAGCACCGTCATCACGGGCGCTAGCCGTCCGGAGCAAGTGAAGGAAAACATGAAGGCATTGGATGTATATGAACAGCTCAAGAACAACCCGGCGCTGCAGTCGAGGATCGAGAAGGTGCTGGACAACAAGCCGGCCGGCGAGGAGCTTTTCAATAGATGGGCGTAG
- a CDS encoding uncharacterized protein (ID:PFLUO_008165-T1.cds;~source:funannotate) — MSSLPTKHIFHHLPSRHQQPAATFPGPGSASGASAALDLSDSLPAIELPGIGHPQDLGDTNPPSSPKNQTNLKKKRPTPKGPRGRFGCRTCRQRHIKCDETRSVCENCTKAKRECVWNHEIRLSHDPRSFSSSAARPRTASSASRASVEDSQPASNVSEDRRRRMSVNFQLIRDVLRDAPPDASGDYLANVSHCEWIPEQILKFPLEACFFRFYIEHAGSWLDITSPSQHFSLTIPRLAVSNSVLLFACLSYSARCLVPDSSLSEQYTSACIKLLIPLLSDEVFVSTDETLLATLVILRHVEQYAEAPDDKGAHLSGAFSLIASQNFLPPHDSLPGAALWTYMRQDIRQALLRRAPPKLKPSHGIQVENFDDGVGESSWADRACYLAALACTFAWGGADEEIDPKYLNHLLQSWETNLPKEYLPYHVSGDSIQYLARWHGEKHFNVIIA, encoded by the coding sequence ATGTCGAGCCTACCAACAAAACACATCTTCCACCATTTGCCATCGAGGCACCAGCAGCCAGCCGCTACTTTTCCCGGTCCGGGAAGTGCCTCCGGCGCTTCAGCTGCTCTCGATCTCTCAGACAGCTTGCCTGCGATTGAACTCCCAGGGATCGGACACCCCCAAGACTTGGGTGATACAAacccgccttcttctccgaaaAATCAAACcaacctgaagaagaaacgGCCCACGCCCAAGGGGCCGAGGGGCCGCTTCGGGTGCCGGACGTGTCGCCAGAGACATATCAAGTGCGACGAGACCCGCTCCGTGTGTGAGAACTGCACCAAGGCCAAGCGCGAATGTGTCTGGAACCACGAAATCCGGCTCAGCCATGATCCTCggtccttctccagctcggccgcCCGTCCCAGGACGGCGTCTTCGGCCAGCCGCGCTTCCGTCGAAGACAGCCAGCCCGCAAGCAACGTCTCCGAggatcgtcggcggcgcatGAGTGTCAACTTTCAGCTCATCCGAGACGTGCTACGGGATGCACCTCCAGATGCCTCCGGAGACTACCTCGCCAACGTGTCGCACTGCGAGTGGATCCCGGAACAGATCTTGAAGTTCCCGCTCGAGGCTtgcttcttccgcttctacATCGAACACGCTGGCTCGTGGCTTGATATCACATCACCCTCTCAACATTTTTCCCTGACCATTCCGCGTCTGGCCGTCTCCAATTCTGTTCTGCTGTTTGCCTGTCTCTCCTACTCGGCCAGGTGCCTGGTGCCTGATAGCTCGTTGAGCGAGCAATACACGAGCGCCTGTATCAAGCTCCTGATCCCACTGCTCTCGGACGAGGTGTTCGTGAGCACTGACGAGACGCTGCTCGCCACGCTGGTTATCCTGAGACACGTCGAGCAGTACGCCGAAGCACCGGACGACAAAGGCGCTCATCTGTCCGGCGCCTTCAGCCTGATCGCGTCTCAGAACTTCTTGCCTCCCCACGATTCGCTGCCAGGCGCGGCACTATGGACATACATGAGGCAAGACATTCGCCAGGCGCTGCTCAGAAGAGCTCCTCCGAAGCTCAAGCCAAGCCACGGCATTCAGGTGGAGAACTTCGACGACGGTGTTGGCGAGAGTAGTTGGGCTGATCGAGCATGCTACCTCGCCGCTCTGGCGTGTACTTTTGCCTGGGGAGgcgcggacgaggagattgatCCCAAGTATTTGAACCATCTGCTGCAGTCGTGGGAGACAAACCTACCGAAAGAATATTTACCATATCATGTATCAGGAGATTCGATTCAATATTTGGCTAGGTGGCATGGTGAGAAGCATTTCAATGTTATCATTGCTTGA
- a CDS encoding uncharacterized protein (ID:PFLUO_008166-T1.cds;~source:funannotate): MRQGPRSYQGVLDNLGNKGSKAPGTAAGLFIASPNTANPDYFYTWTRDSALTFKCLIDLFDSGTSDFGSDKNDLETDIRNYVSAQAVLQTVSNPSGTLEDGTGLGEPKFEIDLNPFTGAWGRPQRDGPALRATAMITYANWLVSHDQISEAKEIMWPVISNDLAYVGQYWNETGFDLWEETDGSSFFTLAVQHRALVQGASLAKKLDKSCSACSSQAPQILCFLQSFWNGKYITANINLDTSRTGIDANTVLGSIHTFDPEAQCDDSTFQPCSARSLANHKVYVDSFRSIYEINAGIPKTSAANVGRYPEDVYQGGNPWYLATLASAELLYDALYQWNKIGSLKVTETSLPFFKDFDSSVKTGTYLAHSKSYKTLTSAIRTYADGFLNLVEQYTPSNGSLAEQYNRNTSVPLSANDLTWSFASFLTAIQRRDSAVPPSWGEKSANTVPSTCSASPVTGTYTPVTSTFPTSTAGCVPATDVVPITFYLTESTSYGENVYIGGNISALGNWNTSDGFALSANLYTETDNLWFGSVELVSAGTPFEYKYYKIEPNDTVTWEGGKNRVSVVPTGCPIQPNLHDVWRS, from the exons ATGCG CCAAGGCCCGAGGTCTTATCAGGGTGTCTTGGACAACCTGGGGAACAAAGGGAGCAAGGCTCCTGGTACAGCGGCCGGCTTGTTTATTGCCAGCCCCAATACAGCGAACCCGGACT ATTTCTATACATGGACCCGCGATTCAGCTCTTACATTCAAATGCTTGATCGATCTGTTCGACAGTGGTACTTCCGACTTTGGGAGCGACAAAAACGATCTGGAAACCGACATCCGGAACTATGTCTCCGCACAAGCAGTCCTCCAGACTGTATCTAATCCATCCGGCACCCTGGAAGATGGTACAGGCCTCGGCGAGCCCAAGTTTGAAATCGATCTCAATCCATTCACTGGCGCCTGGGGTCGGCCTCAGCGGGATGGCCCCGCTCTCCGGGCGACCGCCATGATCACATATGCGAATTGGCTGGTCTCTCACGACCAGATCTCGGAAGCAAAAGAAATTATGTGGCCAGTTATCTCAAACGACCTAGCGTATGTGGGCCAGTACTGGAACGAGACCGGGTTTGATCTCTGGGAAGAGACCGATGGGTCATCTTTCTTCACCCTCGCTGTTCAACATCGCGCATTGGTCCAGGGAGCAAGTCTTGCGAAGAAGCTGGACAAATCATGTTCTGCTTGCTCATCTCAGGCTCCTCAGattctttgctttttgcAGAGCTTTTGGAACGGAAAGTACATCACCGCCAATATCAATCTCGATACCAGCCGCACCGGGATCGATGCAAACACCGTCTTGGGAAGCATCCACACCTTTGATCCAGAAGCCCAATGTGATGATTCAACTTTCCAGCCCTGCTCAGCGAGGTCTTTGGCAAATCACAAGGTTTATGTTGATTCTTTCCGCTCGATCTATGAAATCAATGCTGGCATTCCCAAAACGTCAGCTGCCAATGTAGGTCGCTATCCGGAGGATGTCTATCAAGGAGGCAATCCATG GTACCTCGCCACGCTAGCATCGGCGGAGTTGCTCTACGATGCCTTATACCAATGGAACAAGATTGGCTCCCTCAAAGTTACCGAGACCTCGCTGCCTTTTTTTAAGGATTTCGATTCATCCGTGAAGACAGGCACCTATTTGGCACACAGCAAATCTTACAAGACGCTCACATCCGCTATTCGAACTTATGCAGACGGCTTCCTCAACCTCGTGGAGCAATACACACCATCTAACGGATCACTTGCGGAGCAATACAACCGTAACACCAGCGTTCCACTGTCAGCCAATGACCTGACTTGGTCTTTTGCTTCCTTCTTGACTGCTATTCAGCGTCGAGATTCAGCTGTGCCCCCGTCATGGGGCGAAAAATCTGCAAACACAGTTCCTTCTACCTGCTCAGCTTCTCCTGTGACAGGAACTTATACGCCTGTCACTTCCACTTTCCCCACCTCAACTGCTGGATGTGTGCCTGCGACAGATGTGGTCCCAATCACATTCTATCTTACTGAGAGCACGTCCTATGGAGAAAATGTCTACATAGGTGGCAACATCAGCGCGCTCGGCAACTGGAACACGAGTGATGGCTTTGCACTCAGTGCAAATCTTTACACTGAGACGGACAACTTGTGGTTTGGCAGCGTTGAGCTGGTTTCAGCGGGTACTCCGTTTGAATACAAATATTACAAGATTGAACCAAATGATACTGTCACCTGGGAGGGTGGTAAGAACAGGGTTTCTGTTGTTCCTACTGGCTGTCCGATCCAGCCCAATTTGCACGACGTGTGGCGATCCTGA
- a CDS encoding uncharacterized protein (ID:PFLUO_008167-T1.cds;~source:funannotate), which translates to MNSLPSPPNSESNTRWRPAIATVSLGAAHLHPLKAKINAAAKNGQQGLELFYDDLAQFAKALRREAPGANADRSDRDYEIDAAHTIRDLCAQHDLLVLALQPFRHYEGLIDPAHHARRVEEFQHWVRLAKILGDNLFILIPSSFLDASEVTGDRDRLAADLAQAADLAFPVRVAYEALAWGTHINTWEDSWDVVRRVNRPNLGICLDTFNIAARVWADPTSPTGRQSASVDKDLLMSMDRLVREIDPGRVMMVQLADGERVDPQAPFLQESGLPKLLAWSRNARLFPCEEERGSYLPIREVADACLNRLGYTGWVSMEVFSRTLEEGNTQVPDEHAARACQSWQRMLESLDRKPVKDTLVC; encoded by the coding sequence ATGAATTCTCTCCCCAGCCCGCCCAATTCTGAGTCCAACACACGATGGAGGCCGGCCATTGCGACGGTGAGCCTCGGCGCCGCTCACTTGCACCCTCTAAAAGCCAAAATCAACGCCGCTGCAAAGAACGGCCAGCAAGGCCTCGAGCTCTTCTATGATGATCTAGCGCAATTCGCCAAGGCGCTGCGTCGTGAAGCGCCCGGCGCCAACGCGGACCGCTCCGACAGGGACTATGAGATCGACGCTGCGCATACTATTCGCGATCTCTGTGCACAGCATGATCTACTGGTGTTGGCACTGCAGCCCTTTCGGCATTACGAAGGTCTCATCGATCCGGCCCACCATGCACGGCGTGTAGAAGAGTTCCAGCACTGGGTCCGACTGGCGAAGATCCTGGGCGACAatctcttcattctcatcccGTCATCTTTCCTAGACGCCTCCGAGGTCACTGGGGACCGAGACCGGCTAGCGGCTGACTTGGCTCAAGCGGCCGATCTAGCATTCCCCGTGCGTGTCGCCTACGAGGCACTCGCCTGGGGAACGCATATCAACACGTGGGAGGATTCCTGGGACGTGGTGCGGCGGGTCAACCGGCCCAACCTTGGTATCTGTCTGGATACCTTCAACATCGCGGCCCGTGTGTGGGCCGATCCCACTAGTCCAACGGGACGCCAATCGGCTAGTGTAGACAAAGATCTACTGATGTCTATGGACCGGCTGGTTCGAGAGATCGATCCGGGCCGAGTGATGATGGTTCAGCTGGCTGATGGCGAGCGTGTCGACCCACAGGCTCCTTTCCTGCAAGAATCCGGGCTACCTAAGCTACTGGCCTGGTCCCGAAATGCTCGTCTATTCCCGTgtgaggaagagcgaggaagTTACCTTCCGATCCGAGAGGTTGCAGATGCCTGTCTCAACCGTTTGGGTTACACTGGATGGGTCAGCATGGAGGTATTCTCGCGAACTCTTGAGGAAGGCAACACTCAGGTGCCGGACGAGCATGCCGCACGGGCTTGTCAATCCTGGCAGCGCATGTTGGAATCTCTAGACAGAAAGCCGGTGAAGGACACCCTCGTATGCTGA
- a CDS encoding uncharacterized protein (ID:PFLUO_008168-T1.cds;~source:funannotate), whose amino-acid sequence MAIGTASAIAQHVVFRHYDYQAVRSSTEQKWIGRVGTGLAFLCKTLLATACNTAYVQYLWMLARVRPASVSSLDAMYDVLSNALSFSQLAVWTKRPFLLLIAIISWLLPLAALVTPSALSVMNIPHITHKMLPVPQLDFNAPIYADLYVQGTGGFQGPNILLSRLFMSSATAGQILSIPPPSQNSSYILDFHGPGLSCKDMENPTLAKEVVSYGQESVYYKSWVGPSVAYEKNTSRASADSELDYVSGDSSKLWLAVFNMTTFEPRFTKCALTNISYSVSFTFEAGEQSVNVLRVHELNGVPTRSDTSDMTQAHLAYQSMMAMINKLMVGGISNTPGGSLIYSDGTLIQATNLGQLNPLCSNLATNVNGDTPGKMTDQFFGACQNTSLAAAMETLFQNMTLSLLNNEYFW is encoded by the exons ATGGCTATAGGTACCGCTTCTGCCATTGCACAACACGTTGTCTTCAGGCACTACGACTACCAGGCCGTTCGGAGCAGCACCGAGCAAAAATGGATCGGGCGCGTGGGTACTGGCCTGGCCTTTCTATGCAAGACATTGCTCGCCACGGCATGCAACACGGCGTACGTGCAGTATCTATGGATGCTTGCGCGGGTTCGTCCGGCCTCTGTCTCATCACTAGATGCCATGTATGATGTCCTCAGCAATGCCCTCAGCTTTTCCCAGCTGGCTGTGTGGACTAAACGACCATTTCTACTGTTGATTGCCATCATATCATG GCTCCTCCCTCTTGCTGCTTTAGTCACCCCATCCGCCTTGTCTGTCATGAACATTCCCCATATTACACACAAAATGCTGCCCGTGCCACAGCTGGATTTCAATGCTCCCATATATGCCGATCTATACGTCCAAGGTACCGGGGGTTTTCAAGGGCCGAATATCCTCCTGTCTAGGCTGTTTATGTCGAGTGCGACCGCGGGCCAGATCCTGTCAATCCCACCCCCTTCCCAAAACTCGAGCTACATACTGGACTTTCACGGTCCAGGACTGAGCTGCAAGGACATGGAGAACCCCACACTAGCGAAGGAGGTTGTTTCCTATGGACAGGAATCAGTTTACTATAAATCCTGGGTCGGACCGTCAGTTGCGTACGAAAAAAATACTAGTCGAGCTAGCGCTGACTCTGAGCTTGACTATGTCTCAGGCGACAGCTCAAAACTCTGGCTAGCTGTCTTTAACATGACGACCTTTGAACCCCGGTTTACGAAGTGCGCTCTGACGAATATCTCATATTCAGTGAGCTTTACCTTTGAAGCGGGCGAACAGAGCGTTAATGTGCTGCGCGTCCATGAACTAAACGGGGTTCCTACACGTTCAGACACAAGCGACATGACGCAGGCACACCTGGCATACCAGTCGATGATGGCTATGATAAACAAACTCATGGTCGGTGGGATCTCCAACACGCCTGGGGGCAGCCTCATCTATTCCGATGGCACATTGATCCAGGCTACGAACCTAGGCCAATTGAACCCTCTTTGTTCCAACCTGGCGACAAATGTCAATGGCGACACTCCTGGCAAGATGACAGATCAGTTCTTCGGAGCCTGCCAAAATACCTCCCTTGCGGCCGCCATGGAGACCCTGTTCCAGAATATGACTCTCAGTCTTTTAAATAACGAGTACTTCTGGTGA
- a CDS encoding uncharacterized protein (ID:PFLUO_008169-T1.cds;~source:funannotate), whose amino-acid sequence MDGDYSEQTLCEHRADRQTREVYRYFQPENPAALNAVWPPGDHEAVTVDLSTATNSVLLDDEVSEADSIEASPLYSPNTTLTSLAQLAALRLNAQRAFITILNRDSQYILAEATKTTNVGSSTLSTEKGDKLFAGTSTLANAWNICQETVKVQSNEQQDGTYPFLIINDLEQEDRFRQLPFVEGEPHSRFYAGTPLTSDSNINLGCLFVLDPEPREGLSDSEKDILGTVAAMVMDYLQVSRQAIDGRRASRLSQGLRLFVDGNSSFADNVPMSRSHSSNHSPSSRASPYSRASRSTSSQNSHSNLRSAHFETDDLPLENGGSRSLSPVSTEELDIGIPASPAPSLHSLRQGDNRSTVSSNNDWLFQRAANLLRQSLDLDGTGGVVFLEAGDDSSGSVAGSHCSSAGSTTSAPVLALSTRDDPFAYQAGSEASYPAANLDNVFLNQLSRRYPKGRLWSFHRDGTLSTSDEEQSIGTSRKQNKRSGSSEASKLSAYFPGACQVMFVPLWNATNLKWFAGCFSWTPQPTQVFSRAIDLSSMFGFASSIMTEFSRVESVVADRQKGDFISSISHELRSPLHGVLAAAEFLGGTDLDEFQESLLETVNACGRTLLDTMNQVLDFSKILSLERQKKRSRRRKDSWKPKVLDDNTARLDPFVLTDVAALTEDVVDSVCLGHSHIQRTNALTNHRTGVSQTSPSTAATESNKADSSPDVEVVVDIGDNDWLYNVQPGSIRRLIMNLLGNSLKYTQKGLISVSIQATEHSKGRSRRQDVEDMVTLTVSDAGRGISSEYLRTRLYTPFAQENPLSVGTGLGLSIVRGIVRTLNGNIKIQSQVGEGTIVKISIPLERPAGENSVPSTVHVKSSEQKTVIASSQLRHLDLTGKRAAIWGMDSSCLGEDRFWSSIARYITDWYGLKLVPWSANDHIDILFANESDLHTEGFHRLRTALPSMLIFRKNADSSDTRMQWSHLADSLSFLRRPCGPHKLARGILNCLHLKPASPTLRSLTPAPAFVIPERPKLSGPAPPTGKPKSPSLNNLESTAAEPFNPMPDSRSYFTDPAERDVFVQTPDTESSHRITPGSAASTTDTPSSTPSPSGSALVGSSSGTRNGPRVLLVDDNEINLRLILTFMRKRKVTGVDTAQNGREAVDFAERMLSGYDLIFMDMSMPVMDGFEATRAIRAIERDRVDCVPAKIIAFTGLSSLRDESLALKSGVDLFLTKPVSLKELSRLIDEWDVGVFR is encoded by the exons ATGGATGGTGATTACAGCGAGCAGACTCTCTGCGAGCATCGAGCAGACCGTCAAACTCGCGAGGTCTATCGGTATTTCCAACCTGAAAATCCAGCGGCGCTAAATGCAGTATGGCCTCCTGGCGACCATGAAGCCGTTACAGTCGACCTATCCACGGCTACGAATTCTGTCCTTCTGGATGACGAGGTTTCTGAGGCGGACTCGATTGAAGCCAGCCCCCTGTACAGCCCGAATACGACGTTGACGTCTCTTGCGCAGCTGGCAGCTTTACGTCTGAATGCACAGCGGGCCTTTATCAC AATATTGAATCGCGACTCTCAGTACATATTGGCAGAAGCGACAAAAACTACCAACGTCGGAAGCTCGACATTATCCACTGAGAAGGGGGACAAACTCTTCGCTGGAACATCCACATTGGCGAATGCTTGGAATATTTGTCAG GAAACAGTCAAAGTCCAGTCTAACGAACAACAAGATGGAACGTATCCCTTTTTGATTATCAACGATCTTGAACAGGAAGATCGCTTCAGACAATTGCCCTTCGTAGAAGGCGAGCCACACTCTCGTTTCTATGCCGGAACGCCTCTAACGAGCGATAGCAACATCAATTTGGGATGTTTGTTTGTGTTGGATCCTGAACCCCGTGAAGGATTGTCCGATAGTGAGAAGGATATCCTCGGGACAGTGGCCGCGATGGTTATGGACTATTTACAGGTCAGCCGCCAGGCCATTGACGGGCGCCGCGCCTCGCGATTATCGCAGGGCCTCCGTCTTTTTGTGGACGGCAATTCCAGCTTTGCCGATAACGTTCCCATGTCTCGTTCGCACAGCTCAAACCATAGTCCGTCCTCGCGGGCGTCGCCTTATTCTAGGGCGAGCCGATCTACAAGCTCTCAAAATAGCCATTCAAATCTCCGCTCGGCACATTTTGAGACCGATGATCTACCCCTTGAAAATGGCGGTTCACGATCCTTGAGCCCAGTCTCCACCGAGGAGTTGGACATCGGCATTCCAGCTAGCCCAGCGCCGTCATTGCACAGCTTGCGACAAGGTGACAACCGTTCGACTGTCTCGAGCAACAATGATTGGCTTTTTCAGCGCGCTGCGAACCTCTTACGACAAAGCCTAGACTTGGACGGTACTGGCGGTGTGGTGTTTTTGGAGGCCGGCGATGACTCGTCAGGCAGCGTCGCCGGCAGCCATTGTTCTTCCGCTGGCTCCACGACTTCTGCGCCTGTTCTTGCGCTGTCCACCAGAGATGATCCATTTGCATACCAGGCGGGCTCGGAGGCATCATACCCAGCCGCCAACCTCGACAATGTCTTTCTAAATCAATTATCTCGTCGCTATCCCAAAGGTAGACTCTGGTCATTTCATCGTGATGGGACTTTGTCCACTTCGGACGAAGAGCAATCCATCGGCACCTCTCGAAAACAAAATAAAAGATCCGGGTCCTCCGAAGCCAGCAAATTGAGTGCCTATTTCCCGGGCGCATGCCAGGTCATGTTTGTTCCACTATGGAATGCCACCAATTTGAAGTGGTTTGCAGGGTGTTTCTCTTGGACTCCTCAGCCAACCCAAGTTTTCAGTCGGGCTATCGACCTGAGCTCGATGTTTGGTTTCGCTTCATCCATCATGACCGAATTTAGCCGTGTTGAGTCAGTCGTTGCAGACCGCCAAAAAGGGGATTTCATAAGCAGCATTTCTCATGAACTGCGCAGCCCATTACATGGCGTCTTAGCTGCTGCCGAGTTTTTGGGAGGCACCGACTTGGACGAGTTCCAGGAGTCTCTCCTCGAGACGGTAAATGCATGCGGTCGAACTCTCTTGGATACGATGAACCAAGTATTGGATTTTAGCAAAATCTTGTCATTGGAaaggcagaagaagaggtcTAGGCGCAGAAAAGACTCATGGAAACCAAAAGTTCTAGACGACAATACAGCGCGGCTGGATCCATTCGTGCTAACAGACGTTGCCGCCTTAACAGAGGATGTTGTGGATAGCGTGTGCTTGGGGCATTCCCATATTCAGAGGACAAACGCGTTAACCAACCATCGCACTGGCGTTTCACAAACGTCGCCTTCCACGGCAGCCACAGAGAGCAACAAAGCTGACTCCAGTCCAGACGTCGAGGTTGTCGTGGATATTGGTGACAATGACTGGCTTTACAATGTCCAGCCCGGTTCGATAAGGCGCCTTATCATGAACCTTCTTGGAAATTCCCTGAAATACACCCAAAAGGGCCTAATTTCTGTCTCCATTCAGGCAACTGAGCATTCAAAGGGCCGTTCTCGACGTCAGGACGTTGAGGACATGGTAACGTTGACTGTTTCCGACGCGGGCAGAGGCATCTCAAGTGAATACCTTCGGACACGTCTTTATACGCCTTTCGCACAAGAGAACCCGTTATCGGTAGGTACTGGCCTCGGTCTGTCAATTGTTCGCGGCATTGTGAGAACACTCAATGGGAACATCAAAATCCAAAGCCAAGTAGGCGAAGGCACTATTGTCAAGATATCAATTCCCCTCGAGCGTCCAGCAGGAGAGAACAGCGTGCCGTCAACGGTTCATGTCAAAAGTTCGGAACAGAAAACAGTTATAGCATCCTCCCAACTGCGTCACCTGGATTTGACTGGAAAACGCGCTGCGATATGGGGGATGGATTCTTCCTGTCTTGGTGAGGATCGATTCTGGTCATCGATTGCTCGGTATATTACGGACTGGTATGGCTTGAAACTGGTGCCTTGGTCCGCCAATGACCATATCGATATTTTATTTGCGAACGAAAGCGATTTGCATACGGAAGGGTTCCATCGTCTGCGCACCGCATTGCCAAGCATGCTTATTTTTCGCAAAAATGCAGACTCCAGTGATACGAGGATGCAATGGTCGCATCTTGCCGATTCTCTGTCGTTTCTTCGTCGACCTTGCGGTCCGCACAAGCTCGCCAGAGGAATTTTGAATTGTCTTCATTTGAAGCCGGCGTCTCCGACGCTGCGTTCGCTTACTCCTGCTCCCGCATTTGTGATCCCAGAACGACCCAAGCTCTCGGGTCCGGCCCCACCAACTGGGAAGCCTAAATCGCCGTCATTAAACAACCTTGAATCAACTGCTGCTGAACCATTCAATCCTATGCCAGATTCCCGGAGTTACTTCACGGATCCTGCGGAACGTGATGTTTTCGTGCAGACTCCAGACACAGAAAGCTCTCATCGCATCACTCCCGGAAGCGCCGCTTCCACTACAGATACACCTTCATCTACTCCCTCGCCCAGCGGCTCAGCCCTTGTTGGCTCCTCATCTGGGACCCGAAATGGTCCCAGGGTGTTGCTGGTGGATGACAACGAGATCAACCTTCGCCTGATACTGACTTTTATGAGAAAACGGAAAGTTACGGGTGTAGATACGGCACAGAATGGCAGAGAAGCTGTCGATTTTGCTGAAAGGATGCTGTCGGGGTACGACCTCATTTTCATGGATATGTCTATGCCGGTGATGGACGGGTTCGAAGCGACGCGTGCCATACGTGCGATTGAAAGAGATCGGGTTGACTGCGTTCCGGCCAAGATCATTGCTTTTACTGGACTCAGTAGCTTGCGCGACGAGTCTCTCGCGTTGAAGTCAGGGGTGGACTTGTTCCTTACGAAACCTGTTTCGCTCAAGGAATTATCACGGTTGATCGACGAGTGGGACGTTGGAGTGTTCAGATAA